DNA from Actinomycetota bacterium:
CCCCGGGCTCGACTCCCTCCGTGCCGCACTCGCCCCCGCCCAGACCGACGCCATCTACTACGTCGTGATCGACAGGTCCGGCAAGCACGGGTTCGCAGCGACGAACGAGGAGTTCAACCGGCTCCGCCGCCAGT
Protein-coding regions in this window:
- a CDS encoding endolytic transglycosylase MltG, giving the protein PGLDSLRAALAPAQTDAIYYVVIDRSGKHGFAATNEEFNRLRRQCPPELCGRR